Sequence from the Ostrea edulis chromosome 8, xbOstEdul1.1, whole genome shotgun sequence genome:
tgttaataaatatgtatgatcccatgaacttgtgtcatttatcaagatgtataCCTACGAGACACTTGAACCTTTTCagttgaaacatgaatttaccaTGGTGGTGGCTGGACCCTCTAAATCGGGTAAAACAGAATTTGTCAAGCAACTGGTGCAAAATACACAGTGGATTGCACCGCCTCCCGAAAAGATAGTATGGTGTTATCGAGAATGGCAGTCCGCGTACGAATCCTTACAGGACAAGGTCACTTTTATCCGCAATATACCTCAAGACGATGAGCAGatagtggcggatctcagtacgcgtcatctactcatttttgatgatatgatgggAGGTAAAGCCATCGAATCGATTGTCGACTGGTTTACGCGCAAAGCGCATCATCGCAATACCAGTGTCATTTATATCACACAAAATCTGTTTGATCGAGCAGTACAACATCGTACCATCAGTCTGAATGCTCACTATCTTGTGCTGTTTAAAAATCCTCGAGATAAATCTCAGATTGGGGTGTTAAGTCGGCAATTACAAATGCCGCATTTACTTCCAGCCTATGAGGACGCCACCCGTGTACCTCACGGGTATTTACTAGTGGACTTGAGTCCTCAGACGTCGGACGATTTAAGATTAAGAAGTCAACTCTTTACCAACTTGGCTGTGCACATGCCCCCGAGAGTATAAATAATGTCACATCATGGGCAGGTGTATCATTCGAAAGACA
This genomic interval carries:
- the LOC130049395 gene encoding death-associated inhibitor of apoptosis 1-like, producing MTDYESLHNPGTPRYALLSDRVASFENAPEHLQNLLPTIAEAGYFYKGYGDNTCCFYCNFGLHHWGAVDNPWIQHAYWYPHCPYLKCNKGKQWLKHEFTMVVAGPSKSGKTEFVKQLVQNTQWIAPPPEKIVWCYREWQSAYESLQDKVTFIRNIPQDDEQIVADLTYEDATRVPHGYLLVDLSPQTSDDLRLRSQLFTNLAVHMPPRV